In a single window of the Tellurirhabdus bombi genome:
- the fucP gene encoding L-fucose:H+ symporter permease — protein MAQPTAAVDPAKPASFTDKKYLITLVFVTSLFMFWGIAITMGDVLNKHFQDVLSLTKTQSAFVQFAIFGAYFVMGIPAGLFMKRFGYKMGVLLGLGLFATGAFLFVPAANAASFPYFGMALFILGCGLSTLETVAHPFVASLGDQRTSDQRINFAQAFNALGAMIGPYVGSRFLLGGHVEGGTDLTSVKTLYIVIGSVIATIAVLFALVKVPALTDPHVSTANSDAVNVDSEPQKSLFQHRHFVWAVIAQFFNVAAQGGTWAFFINYGHEKMGFSDTTAADYMIIFMGLLLAGRFVGTFLMRFIAPHSLLAIFAAGNILMCLIVAQSWGWPSFIALLMLNFFFSIMFPTIFSLGLKNLGSKTQQASSFISMGVCGGAFFPFAMGAVADYDVASAYYLPIICYVVIFMFGAKFYKVHD, from the coding sequence ATGGCTCAACCAACAGCCGCCGTTGATCCGGCAAAACCAGCGTCGTTTACCGACAAAAAATACCTTATTACGCTGGTCTTTGTTACTTCTTTATTTATGTTCTGGGGCATTGCCATCACAATGGGTGATGTACTCAACAAACATTTTCAGGACGTACTTAGCCTGACTAAAACGCAGTCCGCTTTCGTGCAATTTGCCATTTTCGGAGCCTATTTTGTGATGGGGATTCCAGCCGGTTTGTTCATGAAACGTTTTGGTTACAAAATGGGCGTACTGCTTGGATTAGGCCTTTTTGCTACCGGAGCTTTTCTGTTTGTGCCCGCCGCTAACGCTGCTTCGTTCCCTTATTTCGGAATGGCATTATTCATTTTAGGTTGCGGACTTTCCACGCTTGAAACCGTTGCTCACCCTTTTGTGGCTTCGTTGGGCGACCAGCGCACCAGCGACCAGCGCATTAACTTTGCTCAGGCTTTCAACGCGTTAGGAGCCATGATCGGTCCGTATGTCGGCTCTCGTTTTCTACTTGGCGGTCATGTAGAGGGAGGAACAGACCTGACCTCCGTTAAAACACTCTATATTGTCATTGGTAGCGTAATCGCCACTATTGCCGTGTTATTCGCCCTGGTTAAAGTTCCGGCCCTAACCGATCCGCACGTTTCCACCGCCAATTCGGATGCTGTCAATGTCGATTCTGAACCTCAGAAAAGTCTCTTCCAGCACCGCCATTTCGTTTGGGCTGTCATTGCTCAGTTCTTCAACGTAGCGGCACAGGGCGGCACCTGGGCCTTCTTCATCAACTACGGCCACGAAAAAATGGGTTTCTCCGACACTACCGCCGCAGATTACATGATCATTTTCATGGGATTATTACTGGCCGGACGCTTCGTCGGTACGTTCCTGATGCGCTTCATCGCTCCTCATTCCCTACTAGCCATTTTTGCGGCCGGTAATATTCTTATGTGCCTCATTGTGGCGCAAAGCTGGGGATGGCCTTCGTTCATCGCCCTGCTGATGCTGAATTTCTTCTTCAGCATTATGTTCCCGACCATCTTTAGTCTTGGTCTGAAAAATCTGGGCTCGAAGACGCAACAAGCTTCGTCGTTTATTTCGATGGGTGTCTGCGGGGGTGCGTTTTTCCCCTTTGCGATGGGTGCTGTTGCTGACTACGACGTAGCATCAGCCTATTACCTGCCCATTATTTGCTACGTGGTCATTTTTATGTTCGGGGCCAAATTTTACAAGGTACACGATTAA
- a CDS encoding RNA polymerase sigma-70 factor, translated as MSSDLYPDRQADESYLFKRNYQASSETEPVEIDREFFIRQAFERDARQACELLFRLYYAPLCSHAVRFVHNRQVAEDLVADVFYSLLAQELYRHITTSFRAYLFRAVRNRAYNYIRWELGRQEAIPDGVDRPDTDTAQPDRLMQQDELQLAVEEAVRQLSPQQQRVFVLSRFEGKKYKEIADELSLTPKTVENHLLRALAALRNMLVQKHILLLGAITTWFSE; from the coding sequence ATGTCATCTGATCTATATCCTGACCGACAAGCGGACGAATCATACCTCTTCAAGCGCAACTACCAGGCCTCTTCGGAGACGGAACCCGTGGAGATTGACCGTGAGTTTTTTATCCGGCAAGCGTTTGAGCGGGATGCCCGTCAAGCTTGTGAGTTACTATTCCGATTGTATTATGCTCCTTTATGTAGCCATGCCGTGCGGTTTGTGCACAATCGGCAGGTGGCCGAAGACCTGGTAGCTGATGTATTTTATTCGCTGCTGGCACAGGAGCTTTACCGCCATATAACCACTTCTTTCCGGGCTTATCTGTTCCGGGCCGTTCGGAACCGGGCCTACAATTACATTCGCTGGGAACTGGGTCGACAGGAAGCTATTCCGGATGGAGTGGACCGCCCCGACACGGATACCGCCCAACCCGACCGGCTAATGCAACAGGATGAGCTTCAACTAGCTGTAGAAGAGGCTGTTCGACAACTGAGTCCGCAGCAGCAGCGCGTGTTTGTGTTGAGTCGTTTTGAAGGCAAAAAATACAAAGAAATCGCGGATGAGCTGAGTCTAACTCCCAAAACAGTCGAAAACCACTTGCTGCGGGCCCTGGCGGCTCTGCGGAATATGCTGGTGCAAAAACACATCCTGCTACTAGGAGCAATCACCACCTGGTTTTCTGAATAA
- the scpA gene encoding methylmalonyl-CoA mutase — protein MPSPEAGQSSAAASRPFVTAEGIRLKTHYEAEDIDNATHLKYVAGIPPFLRGPYSSMYVTQPWTIRQYAGFSTAEASNAFYRRNLAAGQKGLSVAFDLATHRGYDSDHPRVVGDVGKAGVAIDTVEDMKILFDQIPLDQMSVSMTMNGAVIPIMAFYIVAAQEQGVSPEKLSGTIQNDILKEFMVRNTYIYPPEPSMRLIGDIFAYTSRHMPRFNSISISGYHMHEAGAPAHLELAYTLADGLEYIRTGLKAGMSIDDFAPRLSFFWGIGMNHFMEIAKMRAARVLWATLVKQFTPKNVKSLALRTHCQTSGYSLTEQDPFNNVARTCIEALAAVLGHTQSLHTNSLDEAIALPTDFSARIARNTQLYLQHETDVTRVVDPWGGSYYVEALTNELIHKAWDLIDEVERLGGMTKAIETGLPKLRIEEAAARKQARIDSGKDIIVGINKYRPDSEQVLELLEVDNQAVRETQIKRLTEVKASRDAAKVEEALQAITQLAQQPTADCAIPAENLLALAVEAARHRATLGEISYAMEKAFGRHKATIRAVSGIYSAEVSDDENFRLARKLTDRFADLEGRQPRILVAKMGQDGHDRGAKIIATSFADLGFDVDMGPLFQTPEEVARQAAENDVHLVGVSSLAAGHKTLVPQLIAELEKLGRSDIMVIAGGVIPAQDYDFLYKAGVKGIFGPGTIISVAAQKILRELMPELAKVNLD, from the coding sequence ATGCCTTCGCCTGAGGCTGGGCAGTCATCCGCTGCCGCCAGCCGCCCTTTTGTTACCGCCGAAGGCATCCGGCTAAAAACGCATTATGAAGCGGAAGATATCGACAATGCGACGCACCTGAAGTATGTGGCAGGCATCCCTCCTTTCCTGCGCGGACCTTACAGCAGCATGTATGTTACCCAGCCGTGGACCATCCGTCAGTATGCGGGCTTTTCAACGGCTGAGGCGTCTAATGCCTTCTACCGCCGCAATTTAGCTGCCGGTCAGAAGGGGCTTTCGGTTGCTTTTGATCTGGCCACCCACCGTGGCTACGATTCCGACCACCCTCGCGTAGTAGGCGACGTTGGCAAGGCGGGAGTAGCCATCGATACGGTGGAGGACATGAAAATTCTGTTCGATCAGATTCCGCTCGACCAGATGTCGGTGTCAATGACCATGAATGGCGCGGTCATTCCCATTATGGCATTCTACATTGTAGCGGCGCAAGAACAGGGAGTCTCGCCCGAAAAGTTATCCGGAACCATTCAAAACGATATTTTGAAAGAGTTCATGGTGCGGAATACCTACATCTACCCACCTGAGCCTTCCATGCGGCTTATTGGCGACATTTTTGCCTATACCAGCCGTCACATGCCTCGATTCAATTCCATCAGCATCAGCGGTTACCACATGCACGAAGCCGGTGCACCGGCTCACCTTGAACTGGCTTATACGCTGGCTGATGGTCTGGAGTACATCCGTACGGGTCTGAAAGCGGGTATGAGTATTGATGATTTTGCGCCGCGTCTTTCTTTTTTCTGGGGCATTGGCATGAATCATTTTATGGAAATTGCCAAGATGCGGGCGGCTCGCGTACTCTGGGCAACGTTGGTGAAACAGTTTACCCCAAAAAATGTAAAATCACTGGCTTTACGAACGCATTGCCAAACCAGTGGCTATAGCCTTACCGAACAAGACCCCTTCAATAATGTAGCCCGTACCTGCATTGAAGCGCTGGCCGCCGTACTGGGACACACCCAGTCGCTGCACACCAATTCGCTGGATGAAGCTATTGCGCTACCCACCGATTTTTCGGCGCGTATTGCCCGAAATACCCAGCTGTACCTGCAACACGAAACGGACGTTACCCGGGTGGTTGACCCCTGGGGAGGCTCCTACTACGTTGAGGCGCTGACCAACGAGCTTATTCATAAAGCCTGGGATTTAATTGACGAAGTGGAACGGCTGGGCGGAATGACCAAAGCCATCGAAACGGGTCTTCCCAAACTACGGATTGAAGAAGCCGCCGCCCGCAAGCAAGCCCGTATCGATTCTGGGAAAGACATTATTGTTGGCATCAATAAATACCGTCCCGATTCGGAGCAGGTTCTGGAGCTGTTGGAGGTTGATAACCAAGCTGTTCGCGAGACGCAGATCAAGCGCCTAACTGAAGTCAAAGCCAGCCGCGATGCTGCCAAAGTCGAAGAAGCCTTGCAGGCCATCACGCAGTTAGCACAACAGCCAACTGCTGACTGCGCAATACCCGCCGAAAATTTATTGGCCCTGGCGGTTGAAGCCGCCCGCCACCGAGCCACGTTGGGTGAAATTTCATACGCTATGGAAAAAGCTTTTGGCCGCCATAAGGCAACCATCCGCGCTGTGTCAGGCATTTATTCGGCGGAAGTATCCGATGATGAAAACTTCCGGCTGGCTCGCAAACTCACCGACCGCTTTGCTGATCTGGAGGGCCGCCAACCCCGTATTCTGGTTGCCAAAATGGGACAGGACGGCCATGATCGCGGGGCAAAAATTATCGCTACTAGTTTTGCCGATCTGGGTTTTGACGTCGACATGGGACCGCTTTTCCAAACGCCGGAAGAAGTGGCCCGACAGGCCGCAGAAAATGACGTGCACTTGGTCGGAGTTTCAAGCCTGGCGGCGGGGCATAAAACGCTGGTTCCCCAGTTGATTGCGGAGCTTGAAAAACTGGGCCGAAGCGACATTATGGTCATTGCCGGAGGGGTTATTCCGGCGCAGGATTATGATTTTTTGTATAAGGCTGGCGTAAAAGGCATTTTTGGTCCGGGAACCATTATTTCCGTAGCCGCTCAGAAAATATTGAGAGAGCTAATGCCCGAACTGGCCAAGGTAAATTTAGATTGA